In Methanosphaera sp. ISO3-F5, a genomic segment contains:
- a CDS encoding type IIL restriction-modification enzyme MmeI produces the protein MYQAIGYTDCLSSSEKPKYIIVSDFKRIRITNFITKKSKEFHLEELPHHIEDFHFIYNYGEITHHDQKALTINASQLLANIHDELVKTNYNQKDLELFLMRILFCLYAEDTGIFKEQQFTNYIEITADNDNTIENLGTKIQLLFRVLDQKESERQTNYSHELKEFPYVNGSLFSEPIIPPVFTKKMYTNLMEACDIDWRHISPAIFGSLFQYVMGEDVRRDFGSHYTSENNIIKVINSLFMNKLWNEYRSATTNKSKHDQIYNLEKLQKKLGKLKFFDLHVVQETF, from the coding sequence ATTTACCAAGCAATAGGATACACTGACTGTTTATCCTCAAGTGAAAAACCAAAATACATAATAGTATCAGACTTTAAAAGAATACGTATTACAAATTTCATAACCAAAAAATCCAAAGAATTCCACCTAGAAGAACTTCCCCACCACATAGAAGATTTTCACTTCATCTATAACTATGGTGAAATAACACATCATGATCAGAAAGCATTAACAATCAATGCTTCACAATTACTGGCAAACATACATGATGAATTAGTCAAAACAAACTATAATCAAAAAGACTTAGAACTATTTTTAATGAGAATACTATTCTGTTTATATGCAGAAGATACTGGAATTTTCAAAGAACAACAATTCACAAACTATATAGAAATAACAGCAGATAACGATAATACCATAGAAAATTTAGGAACAAAAATCCAACTATTATTCAGAGTACTTGATCAAAAAGAATCTGAAAGACAAACCAATTATTCTCATGAATTAAAAGAATTTCCCTATGTGAATGGTAGCTTATTCAGTGAACCTATTATTCCACCAGTATTTACAAAGAAGATGTACACTAACTTGATGGAAGCTTGTGATATAGACTGGAGACATATTTCCCCTGCAATATTTGGTTCATTGTTTCAGTATGTTATGGGTGAAGATGTGAGAAGAGATTTTGGTTCACATTACACTAGTGAAAATAATATCATTAAAGTAATTAATTCCTTATTCATGAACAAGTTATGGAATGAATATCGTAGTGCAACAACAAACAAATCCAAACATGACCAGATTTATAACCTTGAAAAGTTACAGAAAAAGTTAGGAAAACTCAAATTCTTTGACCTGCATGTGGTTCAGGAAACTTTCTAA
- a CDS encoding type IIL restriction-modification enzyme MmeI, with amino-acid sequence MVNFALMEEKAEQFVKEHIHDSKESAEKQGFWIDFLDIFEIKQKNVSQFEWNVKDIDNKDGFIDLFWKGNLVVEHKSEGKNLDDAFTKQ; translated from the coding sequence ATGGTAAACTTTGCATTAATGGAAGAAAAAGCTGAACAATTTGTTAAAGAACATATCCATGACTCAAAAGAAAGTGCTGAAAAACAAGGTTTTTGGATAGATTTCTTAGACATATTTGAAATCAAACAAAAAAATGTATCACAATTTGAATGGAACGTAAAAGACATAGATAACAAGGATGGATTCATAGACTTATTCTGGAAAGGAAATCTTGTAGTCGAACATAAATCTGAAGGAAAAAATTTAGATGATGCATTTACCAAGCAATAG